A section of the Clostridium omnivorum genome encodes:
- a CDS encoding PTS sugar transporter subunit IIB yields the protein MGKIKKVFVACGSGVATSQTVASKIASMCEDENLPVSVEAVDIKSLESLIDQCDIYVSIVPLKTKDWGKPTLSGIPFLTGMGIDAEFEKLKEYVKGK from the coding sequence ATGGGTAAAATTAAAAAAGTTTTTGTAGCATGCGGATCAGGAGTAGCAACATCACAAACAGTAGCATCAAAAATCGCTAGTATGTGCGAGGATGAAAATCTACCAGTAAGTGTAGAAGCTGTAGATATTAAGTCTCTAGAAAGCTTAATAGATCAATGTGACATATATGTATCTATAGTTCCACTAAAGACAAAGGATTGGGGGAAACCTACATTAAGCGGAATACCATTCTTAACAGGTATGGGAATAGATGCTGAATTTGAAAAGCTTAAAGAATATGTAAAAGGAAAATAG
- a CDS encoding PHP domain-containing protein → MNSIDLHVHTYNSDGTNSPKEIINIAKETGLSAISITDHDSIEGNEEARVEAGKCSIDYLNGIEFSADYGEGRLLHILGLGIDIYNHDFLEVYNGIKIAREKSVGEILKIIKSKNITISIDVLRDRCLKKNLDRYDIHRYFMEEKLCSSAQEVWDKYLDPIPYKREEILSAEEAIYIIKKAGGRAFLAHYNKSIGLGGLSRAAMEREIRNLIDLGLDGMEKYYPSFTLEDVQFADYLLEKYKLLASGGTDFHGGNRSDIRLGIGSGGFNVPYAVYKSIFNSIKNG, encoded by the coding sequence ATGAATAGCATTGATTTACATGTACATACCTATAATTCAGATGGAACAAATAGCCCTAAAGAAATTATTAATATTGCAAAAGAAACAGGATTGAGTGCCATTTCTATAACTGACCATGACAGTATAGAAGGCAATGAGGAAGCTAGGGTGGAAGCAGGAAAGTGCTCTATAGATTACTTAAATGGCATAGAATTTAGTGCAGACTATGGGGAAGGCAGACTGCTGCATATTTTGGGCTTGGGCATAGATATTTACAACCATGACTTTTTAGAGGTCTATAATGGAATTAAAATAGCTAGGGAGAAAAGTGTAGGAGAAATTCTAAAAATAATAAAAAGTAAAAATATTACTATAAGCATTGATGTGCTGAGGGACAGGTGCTTAAAGAAAAACCTAGACAGATATGACATCCATAGATACTTTATGGAGGAGAAACTATGCAGCAGTGCTCAAGAGGTATGGGACAAATATCTGGATCCAATTCCATACAAAAGAGAAGAAATATTAAGTGCAGAAGAGGCTATTTATATAATAAAAAAGGCTGGAGGCAGAGCTTTTTTAGCACACTATAATAAAAGTATTGGACTTGGTGGCCTCAGCAGAGCAGCTATGGAAAGAGAAATTAGGAATTTAATTGATTTAGGGCTTGATGGAATGGAAAAATACTATCCAAGCTTTACACTAGAGGATGTACAGTTTGCAGATTATCTTTTAGAGAAGTACAAGCTGCTGGCCTCTGGAGGAACTGATTTTCATGGAGGAAATAGATCTGACATAAGACTTGGAATAGGAAGTGGTGGATTTAATGTGCCTTATGCAGTATATAAAAGTATTTTTAATAGCATAAAAAATGGTTAA
- a CDS encoding PTS sugar transporter subunit IIA: MEENVALLNEELILMDYGANNKEELLRGLGTILREKGYVKNTYIDGLLEREETFPTGLNTPGVSVAIPHTYAIHVEKPVILIAKLNKPVVFKEMGSGENDVEAKLIFMLAIKNPDQQVITLSKLMSIFSKEETLLEIYNAKEKHDIYLTLKKVLEEDN; encoded by the coding sequence ATGGAAGAAAATGTAGCTTTATTAAACGAAGAATTAATATTAATGGATTATGGAGCTAATAACAAAGAAGAATTACTAAGGGGCCTGGGAACAATACTAAGAGAAAAGGGATATGTAAAGAACACTTATATAGATGGATTATTGGAAAGAGAAGAAACCTTTCCTACAGGGCTTAATACTCCAGGAGTAAGCGTAGCTATACCTCATACTTATGCAATACATGTTGAAAAACCAGTTATACTTATAGCTAAACTAAATAAGCCGGTAGTATTTAAAGAGATGGGCTCTGGTGAAAACGATGTAGAGGCTAAACTAATATTTATGCTGGCTATTAAAAACCCAGATCAGCAGGTTATAACCCTAAGTAAGTTAATGTCGATATTTTCAAAGGAAGAGACTCTATTAGAAATATATAATGCAAAAGAAAAGCATGATATATACCTTACACTTAAAAAGGTATTAGAAGAAGATAACTAA